In the Devosia sp. SL43 genome, one interval contains:
- a CDS encoding prephenate/arogenate dehydrogenase family protein, which yields MSVHFRKLALIGIGLIGSSIALAARRQGLVEVISIATRKQETLDEARELGLGDVYTLDAAEAVRGADLVIICTPVGAYEAVIQAIAPALEPGAILSDVGSVKGHVVKVLADHVPAGVSLIPGHPIAGTEHSGPSAGFPELFAGRWCVLTPGAEVDAAKTEKLAGFWRAMGSQVEVMDAGHHDMVLAITSHIPHLVAYNIVGTVADLEAATQSEVIKFSASGFRDFTRIAASDPVMWRDVFLTNRDAVLEMLGRFSEDLSVLQRAVRTGDGPALEAMFTRTRAIRRSIISAGQETAAADFGRPHETPPVPDVPVVREHGGGDDA from the coding sequence ATGAGCGTCCATTTCCGCAAACTCGCCCTTATCGGCATCGGTCTTATCGGTTCGTCCATCGCGCTGGCAGCGCGGCGGCAGGGATTGGTCGAGGTCATCTCCATCGCCACCCGCAAGCAGGAAACGCTGGACGAAGCGCGCGAGCTTGGCTTGGGCGATGTCTATACGCTCGACGCGGCTGAGGCGGTGCGTGGCGCCGATCTCGTCATCATCTGTACGCCCGTGGGCGCCTATGAAGCGGTGATCCAGGCCATCGCTCCAGCGCTGGAGCCGGGCGCCATCCTGTCCGATGTGGGCTCGGTCAAGGGTCATGTGGTCAAGGTTCTGGCCGATCATGTTCCCGCTGGCGTCAGCCTTATCCCCGGCCATCCGATCGCCGGTACCGAGCATTCCGGCCCCTCCGCCGGCTTCCCGGAGCTGTTCGCCGGTCGCTGGTGCGTGCTGACGCCCGGCGCCGAAGTCGATGCGGCCAAGACCGAGAAGCTGGCCGGGTTCTGGCGCGCCATGGGCAGCCAGGTCGAGGTGATGGATGCCGGGCACCACGACATGGTGCTGGCCATCACCAGCCATATCCCGCACCTGGTTGCCTATAATATCGTGGGTACGGTGGCCGATCTCGAAGCGGCGACGCAGTCCGAGGTCATCAAGTTCTCGGCCTCCGGCTTCCGCGACTTTACCCGAATTGCCGCATCCGACCCGGTCATGTGGCGTGACGTGTTCCTGACCAATCGCGATGCCGTGCTCGAAATGCTCGGCCGCTTCTCGGAAGACCTGAGCGTGTTGCAGCGCGCCGTGCGCACCGGCGATGGTCCGGCGCTCGAGGCGATGTTCACCCGCACCCGCGCCATCCGCCGCTCGATCATCTCGGCTGGCCAGGAAACGGCCGCAGCCGACTTTGGCCGCCCGCACGAAACGCCGCCGGTACCCGACGTGCCCGTGGTGCGCGAGCATGGCGGCGGGGACGACGCCTAG
- a CDS encoding cell division protein FtsX has translation MIERVLAFLPRRKGAAPIVPEKSVAGRTLLLMITIMSFLSAVTLGGVVLVQKSAIAWSADVGREVTIQIRPVEGEVMDSNIRTAVSLAESTPGVASARALTIEESQKLLEPWLGAGLDLTAIEIPRLVVVQLSDPADADIEALGRNLAAIKGASLDTHAAWRQQLNTMAGTIVLSGLLVLVLIGAATVLAIIFATRGAMATNREIVDVLHYIGASNKFIAGEFQGRFLSIGLQGGLLGSVAALLFFVLIGTAAGNMLSSEAGAQVGVLFGRFALGIDGLIGVAAVVPVIAALTAITSRLTVRRYLSQTS, from the coding sequence ATGATTGAGCGCGTGCTTGCCTTCCTGCCGCGCCGCAAGGGCGCTGCCCCGATCGTCCCCGAAAAGAGCGTGGCCGGTCGCACCCTGCTGCTGATGATTACCATCATGAGCTTTCTCTCGGCGGTGACGCTGGGTGGGGTGGTGCTGGTGCAGAAATCGGCCATTGCCTGGTCGGCTGATGTCGGCCGCGAGGTGACCATCCAGATCCGCCCCGTCGAGGGCGAAGTGATGGACAGCAATATCCGCACCGCGGTCTCGCTGGCCGAATCGACGCCAGGCGTCGCCTCGGCGCGCGCCCTGACCATCGAGGAAAGCCAGAAGCTGCTCGAGCCCTGGCTCGGGGCCGGCCTCGACCTCACCGCCATCGAGATACCGCGGCTGGTGGTGGTGCAACTGTCCGACCCGGCCGATGCCGATATCGAGGCCCTGGGGCGGAATCTCGCCGCCATCAAGGGCGCCAGCCTCGATACGCACGCCGCCTGGCGGCAGCAGCTCAACACCATGGCCGGCACTATTGTGCTCTCGGGCCTGCTGGTGCTGGTGCTGATCGGCGCCGCCACCGTGCTGGCCATCATCTTCGCCACGCGCGGCGCCATGGCGACCAACCGCGAAATCGTCGATGTGCTGCATTATATCGGCGCCTCAAACAAGTTCATTGCCGGCGAGTTCCAGGGGCGGTTTCTGTCGATCGGTTTGCAGGGCGGTCTGCTGGGGTCCGTCGCGGCCTTGCTGTTCTTCGTGCTGATCGGCACGGCCGCCGGCAACATGCTGTCGAGCGAGGCCGGCGCCCAGGTCGGCGTGCTGTTCGGACGATTCGCCCTCGGCATTGACGGGCTGATCGGCGTTGCCGCCGTGGTGCCAGTCATTGCCGCGCTGACCGCCATCACCTCGCGCCTGACCGTGCGGCGCTATCTGAGCCAGACGTCGTGA
- a CDS encoding gamma-glutamylcyclotransferase, producing the protein MLERNTDSTTHWVFGYGSLIWNPGFAHVSAQQGLLKGAHRSLSIVSHYHRGTLERPGLVFGLTRGGACRGMVFEVADSDWQTVRAYLHEREQVTAVYRDVMRPVHLSDGRKVNALAFLVDERHEQFAGNLSLDQQLAMVRAGVGLSGRNVDYVLNTAQHLRELGIRDRQLMALADMLMREDAVAAA; encoded by the coding sequence ATGCTCGAACGAAATACAGACAGCACGACTCATTGGGTCTTCGGTTACGGATCGCTGATCTGGAATCCGGGCTTTGCGCATGTCTCGGCGCAGCAGGGCCTGCTCAAGGGTGCGCATCGCAGCCTTTCCATCGTTTCCCATTATCATCGCGGTACGCTCGAACGACCCGGGTTGGTGTTCGGGCTGACGCGCGGCGGCGCCTGCCGCGGCATGGTGTTCGAGGTTGCTGACAGCGATTGGCAAACGGTCCGAGCGTATCTCCACGAGCGGGAACAGGTCACGGCGGTCTATCGCGACGTCATGCGACCGGTGCATCTCAGCGATGGTCGCAAGGTCAACGCGCTGGCCTTTCTGGTTGACGAGCGCCACGAGCAGTTTGCCGGCAATCTCAGCCTCGACCAGCAACTGGCCATGGTGCGGGCCGGTGTCGGGCTCTCGGGTCGCAATGTGGACTATGTGCTCAATACCGCGCAGCATCTGCGCGAACTGGGCATTCGCGACCGGCAGTTGATGGCGTTGGCCGATATGCTGATGCGCGAGGATGCGGTGGCGGCGGCCTAG
- a CDS encoding YcxB family protein, which translates to MSLVRSTGTFRLTAEDMAGAALLFTRVSYSRPRVWMIFGLLWLAFVAFLIAFADGLSNIALTLGLACLPFIVMLGLTPLMTPITARRNFARQRSLQGDLTLSWSEAGLRTVSEYGTFEIPWSHFNRRAENGNLFLLFESDRLYRLIPKRVLTTEQQADVRSLIESVGRSGV; encoded by the coding sequence GTGAGCCTTGTGCGCAGCACTGGCACCTTCCGGCTGACGGCCGAGGATATGGCTGGTGCGGCCCTTCTATTTACCAGGGTGAGCTATTCGCGCCCGCGCGTCTGGATGATTTTCGGCCTGCTTTGGTTGGCCTTCGTGGCCTTCCTGATCGCTTTTGCCGATGGATTGTCAAACATCGCGCTGACGCTCGGCCTCGCATGCCTTCCCTTCATCGTCATGCTTGGCCTGACGCCGTTGATGACGCCGATAACAGCGCGCCGCAATTTTGCACGGCAGAGATCCCTGCAGGGCGACCTGACCTTGTCCTGGTCCGAGGCCGGCCTGCGAACGGTTTCCGAATATGGAACATTCGAAATCCCCTGGAGCCACTTCAACCGTCGGGCCGAGAACGGCAATCTGTTTCTGCTGTTCGAGTCTGATCGGCTGTATCGCCTCATTCCCAAGCGTGTGCTGACCACCGAGCAACAGGCCGACGTCCGAAGCTTGATCGAAAGCGTGGGCCGCTCAGGCGTCTGA
- a CDS encoding lysophospholipid acyltransferase family protein, translating into MAAIQAVRTALFYLLFIGQTALVAITIGIIALISGRTPFTWALAKYWCRSNLAFLRFITGVKTKVSGEENIPAGGCIIAAKHQSDWDVFSIFPYSGRPAYIVKKELMQIPFFGWAARSLDCIEVDRKKGAEAIPSMMRQAHAAIERGCRIVIFPEGTRKAPLAPPDYRQGIVRLYMELNVPVVPVGLNSGLFWGRNSLVIWPGTAEARFLEPIPPGLAPDVFLDRLKKAIESESDALILKAEDQGLVRPVDSDLRRKLDAARQARSAQA; encoded by the coding sequence ATGGCGGCTATCCAGGCAGTTCGTACGGCGCTGTTCTATCTGCTGTTCATCGGCCAGACCGCGCTGGTCGCCATCACCATCGGCATCATCGCGCTGATCAGCGGACGCACACCGTTTACCTGGGCCCTGGCCAAATACTGGTGCCGTTCCAACCTGGCATTCCTGCGCTTCATCACCGGGGTCAAGACCAAGGTCAGCGGCGAAGAGAATATCCCAGCGGGCGGCTGCATCATCGCCGCCAAGCACCAGAGCGACTGGGACGTGTTCTCGATCTTTCCGTATTCCGGTCGACCGGCCTATATCGTCAAGAAGGAGCTGATGCAGATCCCCTTCTTCGGCTGGGCCGCGCGTTCCCTCGACTGTATCGAGGTCGATCGCAAGAAGGGCGCCGAGGCCATCCCTTCGATGATGAGGCAGGCCCATGCCGCCATCGAGCGCGGCTGCCGTATCGTCATCTTCCCCGAGGGCACCCGCAAGGCGCCGTTGGCGCCGCCCGATTACCGCCAAGGCATTGTCCGCCTCTATATGGAACTCAACGTGCCGGTGGTGCCCGTCGGGCTCAATTCGGGCCTGTTCTGGGGCCGCAACAGCCTCGTCATCTGGCCGGGCACGGCCGAAGCCAGGTTCCTCGAGCCGATCCCGCCAGGGCTGGCGCCGGACGTGTTTCTCGACCGACTCAAAAAAGCCATCGAATCCGAATCGGATGCCCTGATTCTCAAGGCCGAGGATCAAGGGCTTGTTCGACCTGTCGATTCCGATCTCCGTCGCAAGCTCGATGCTGCCAGGCAGGCCCGGTCAGCCCAGGCCTGA
- a CDS encoding zinc-ribbon domain-containing protein, whose protein sequence is MIITCPHCQTKYQVTYDAIGSAGRKVQCAHCQEAWQQGALTPEEEPPPTPQAKQAFQAIEEDGLDEALAAEEKAVAAEVSKRLAKEKAKEAVKEEDARRQTEAGKVDPAVIRNRQRAFKRRHNAILAEQPLARLRRTARIAGALALAAVLAIAYFGRVQVVQRYPAMAGVYEAVGLGVNVIGLDFSNVTTLRTLRDGKEVLIVSAQIIGMMPEPAPVPAVVVTLIDSKGHGVYEWSVTPSVRDLMAGERATFDTQLTLPPGDAASVRLSFAGGSSIRESTAQPATEDHGAVEQAPAAEEEHPVAAEAEHGAAAPTEHATPEHH, encoded by the coding sequence ATGATCATTACCTGTCCACATTGCCAGACCAAGTACCAGGTGACCTACGACGCCATTGGTTCGGCTGGCCGCAAGGTCCAGTGCGCTCATTGCCAGGAAGCCTGGCAACAGGGGGCACTGACCCCCGAAGAAGAACCGCCGCCGACGCCTCAAGCCAAGCAGGCCTTTCAAGCTATCGAGGAAGACGGGCTTGACGAAGCCCTGGCTGCCGAGGAGAAGGCCGTCGCGGCCGAGGTTTCCAAGCGGCTCGCCAAGGAAAAGGCCAAGGAAGCCGTCAAGGAAGAGGATGCGCGGCGTCAGACTGAGGCCGGCAAGGTCGATCCGGCCGTCATCCGCAACCGACAAAGGGCGTTCAAGCGCCGGCACAATGCCATCCTCGCCGAACAGCCCCTGGCGCGCCTGCGCCGCACCGCGCGCATTGCCGGGGCTTTGGCGCTGGCTGCCGTGCTGGCCATTGCCTATTTCGGCCGCGTGCAGGTGGTGCAGCGCTATCCCGCCATGGCCGGCGTCTATGAAGCGGTTGGCCTGGGCGTCAATGTCATCGGCCTCGACTTTTCCAATGTCACCACACTGCGCACGCTGCGCGACGGCAAGGAAGTGCTGATCGTCTCGGCCCAGATCATCGGGATGATGCCCGAGCCGGCGCCGGTGCCAGCGGTGGTCGTGACGTTGATCGACAGCAAGGGGCACGGCGTCTACGAGTGGAGCGTCACCCCTTCGGTCCGCGACTTGATGGCGGGCGAGCGCGCGACCTTCGATACGCAGCTGACCCTGCCGCCGGGCGACGCGGCCAGCGTGCGTCTGAGCTTTGCCGGTGGCAGCAGCATCCGCGAGAGCACGGCGCAACCTGCCACTGAGGACCATGGCGCGGTCGAGCAAGCGCCAGCCGCCGAAGAAGAACACCCTGTCGCAGCGGAAGCCGAACATGGCGCTGCTGCCCCAACCGAACACGCTACACCGGAGCATCATTGA
- the lysA gene encoding diaminopimelate decarboxylase, with protein MVHHFHHRDETLYAEDVNLNDLAAKVGTPFYVYSSATLRRHVRVVKQAFEGIPTLLAYAMKANSNQAVLKLMASEGAGADVVSLGELERALAAGIKPDMIVFSGVAKTIAEMRRGLAAGIKCFNVESEPELERLSMVASDMGVTARVSVRINPDVDARTHAKISTGKAENKFGIPYVRAREVYRRIADLPNVEAVGVDMHIGSQLTDLEPFSTAFGLLAELVMALRADGHDIHHVDVGGGLGIPYHHDQEAPPAPEAYAAVVRDKIGQLGCTLVIEPGRLLVGNAGILVTKVEYVKEGSTNFVIVDAAMNDLIRPTLYEAHHDVVPVNHSNLAPITADIVGPVCETGDYLAKARTMPGVKEGDLLAVMSAGAYGAVMASTYNSRALIPEVLVDGDRFHVIRPRKSLEDLIALDSVPDWV; from the coding sequence GTGGTCCATCATTTCCACCACCGCGACGAAACCCTTTACGCCGAGGACGTCAATCTCAACGACCTCGCCGCCAAGGTGGGCACGCCCTTCTATGTCTATTCGAGCGCGACATTGCGCCGGCATGTGCGGGTGGTGAAGCAGGCTTTCGAGGGCATTCCGACGCTGCTCGCCTATGCGATGAAGGCCAATTCCAACCAGGCTGTGCTCAAGCTGATGGCATCGGAAGGCGCCGGCGCCGACGTGGTGTCGCTGGGCGAACTGGAGCGGGCGCTGGCCGCCGGCATCAAGCCCGACATGATCGTCTTTTCCGGCGTCGCCAAGACCATTGCCGAGATGCGTCGCGGGCTTGCGGCCGGCATCAAGTGCTTCAATGTTGAGAGCGAGCCCGAGCTTGAGCGGCTATCCATGGTCGCCTCGGATATGGGCGTGACGGCCCGAGTTTCGGTGCGCATCAACCCCGATGTCGATGCCCGTACCCATGCCAAGATTTCCACCGGCAAGGCCGAGAACAAGTTCGGCATTCCCTATGTCAGAGCCCGCGAGGTCTACCGCCGCATCGCCGATTTGCCCAATGTCGAGGCTGTCGGCGTCGACATGCATATCGGCAGCCAGCTGACCGATCTCGAACCCTTCAGCACCGCCTTTGGCCTATTGGCCGAACTGGTGATGGCCCTGCGTGCCGATGGCCATGATATCCACCACGTCGATGTCGGCGGCGGCTTGGGCATTCCCTATCACCACGACCAGGAGGCGCCGCCGGCGCCGGAAGCCTATGCCGCCGTGGTGCGCGACAAGATCGGGCAGCTCGGCTGCACGCTGGTGATCGAGCCGGGGCGCCTGCTGGTGGGCAATGCCGGCATCCTCGTCACCAAGGTCGAATATGTGAAGGAGGGCAGCACCAATTTCGTCATCGTCGACGCGGCGATGAATGATCTGATCCGCCCCACGCTATACGAAGCCCATCACGACGTGGTGCCGGTCAACCATTCCAACCTGGCGCCGATCACGGCCGATATCGTCGGCCCTGTCTGCGAGACCGGCGATTACCTGGCCAAGGCCCGCACCATGCCTGGCGTCAAGGAGGGCGACCTGCTCGCCGTGATGAGCGCCGGTGCCTATGGCGCGGTGATGGCCTCGACCTACAATTCTCGGGCGCTAATCCCCGAAGTACTGGTGGATGGCGACCGGTTTCACGTGATCCGCCCGCGCAAGTCGCTCGAGGATCTGATCGCGCTCGACAGCGTGCCGGACTGGGTTTGA
- the hisC gene encoding histidinol-phosphate transaminase: MSDDIRPVPQPGILDIAPYLPGKSGAPGSNAVKLSANESPLGASPKAIEAFRSAAEHLEIYPEGSSRILRTALAEVHGIDPELIVCGNGSDDLLHLLAQTYLGDGDEAVMNRYGFSVYPIITKAAGARIVMVEETDYTADVDLLLAAVTDKTKVIWLANPNNPTGTYLSDAEVRRLHAGLRPDILLVIDSAYAEYVTAADYSVGLDLVGEASNVVMVRTFSKMGLAAARIGWMVGPDHVVDAINRIRGPFNVNLPAQLAGAAATRDVAFTARLKVYNAEWRDWITQELDSNHMHVVPSQANFVMVLFPDAEHAALAFNTLMERGLIVREIGASYGIPHGLRISIGSEQAMRGVVGILKALVQIA; the protein is encoded by the coding sequence ATGTCCGACGATATCCGTCCCGTTCCGCAGCCCGGCATTCTCGATATTGCGCCCTACCTGCCCGGCAAGTCCGGCGCGCCAGGCAGCAATGCGGTGAAGCTGTCGGCCAATGAAAGCCCACTAGGCGCCAGCCCCAAGGCCATCGAAGCCTTCCGTTCGGCCGCCGAGCATCTCGAAATCTACCCCGAAGGCTCCTCGCGCATCCTGCGCACGGCGCTGGCCGAGGTGCATGGCATCGATCCCGAGCTGATCGTCTGCGGCAACGGCTCGGACGATCTGCTGCATCTGCTGGCCCAGACCTATCTCGGCGACGGCGACGAGGCGGTGATGAACCGCTACGGTTTTTCGGTCTATCCGATCATCACCAAGGCGGCAGGCGCCAGGATCGTCATGGTCGAGGAGACCGACTACACCGCCGATGTCGACCTGCTGTTGGCGGCGGTCACCGACAAGACCAAGGTCATCTGGCTGGCCAATCCGAACAATCCCACCGGCACCTATCTCAGCGATGCCGAAGTCCGCCGCCTGCATGCCGGTCTGCGACCCGATATCCTGCTCGTCATCGACAGCGCCTATGCCGAATATGTCACCGCTGCCGACTACTCGGTCGGCCTCGACCTTGTCGGCGAGGCGAGCAATGTCGTCATGGTGCGCACCTTCTCCAAGATGGGGCTGGCGGCGGCGCGCATCGGCTGGATGGTCGGGCCTGATCATGTGGTCGACGCCATCAACCGCATTCGCGGGCCGTTCAACGTCAACCTGCCGGCGCAGCTGGCCGGTGCGGCGGCCACGCGCGATGTCGCGTTCACCGCACGGCTCAAGGTCTACAATGCCGAATGGCGCGACTGGATCACCCAGGAGCTCGATTCCAACCACATGCATGTGGTGCCCAGCCAGGCCAATTTCGTCATGGTGCTGTTCCCCGATGCGGAACATGCGGCCCTGGCCTTCAATACGCTGATGGAGCGCGGGCTGATCGTGCGCGAAATCGGGGCATCCTATGGCATCCCGCATGGGCTGCGCATTTCCATCGGTTCCGAGCAGGCGATGCGCGGCGTCGTCGGCATTCTCAAGGCATTGGTTCAGATCGCATGA
- the ftsE gene encoding cell division ATP-binding protein FtsE, with translation MIEFSDVGLRYGNGPEILRDLTFSVEPGSFHFLTGPSGAGKTSLLRLLLLSLKPSRGRVTMFGEDVSNLSQDRLLQMRRHIGIVFQEFRLLDHLTTFENVALPLRVLGQPESEYRPNVTELLEWVGLGERMNAPPSLLSGGEKQRAAIARAVIARPKVLLADEPTGNVDPELSSRLVHLFAELNRTLGMTIILATHELPLLDQFNYPRMLLQKGELTIHD, from the coding sequence TTGATCGAGTTTTCCGATGTGGGATTGCGCTACGGCAACGGTCCGGAAATCCTGCGGGACCTGACCTTTTCGGTCGAGCCGGGGTCGTTCCACTTCCTCACCGGGCCCTCCGGCGCCGGCAAGACCAGCCTGCTCCGCCTGCTGCTGCTATCGCTCAAACCCTCGCGCGGCCGCGTCACCATGTTCGGCGAGGATGTCAGCAACCTGAGCCAGGATCGCCTGCTGCAGATGCGCCGCCATATCGGCATCGTGTTCCAGGAATTCCGGCTGCTCGACCATCTGACGACCTTCGAGAATGTCGCCTTGCCGCTACGCGTGCTTGGCCAGCCCGAGAGCGAATATCGTCCCAATGTCACTGAACTGCTCGAATGGGTGGGCCTGGGCGAACGCATGAATGCGCCTCCGTCGCTGCTGTCGGGCGGCGAGAAGCAGCGCGCCGCCATTGCCCGCGCCGTCATTGCCCGGCCCAAGGTGTTGCTGGCGGACGAGCCGACCGGCAATGTTGACCCGGAACTGTCGAGCCGGTTGGTGCATCTGTTCGCCGAGCTTAACCGCACGCTGGGCATGACCATAATCCTCGCGACCCATGAACTGCCGCTGCTCGACCAGTTTAACTATCCGCGCATGCTGCTGCAAAAGGGCGAGTTGACCATCCATGATTGA
- a CDS encoding winged helix DNA-binding domain-containing protein, with product MPQMLTNRQLNRATLARQWMLERADIAIPDAIAFLLGLQAQTSGGPYQALWNRLRGFRHEDLTTLIVDKSLLRATSMRTTLHLHTAADMRAIRPVMQPVLDRTWQTTFGKKIGGADRAEVHRHGVELLDQSPLTSGELGKRLAETWPAAEPLALAQVLHCSETLIQIPPTRIWGHGGPPLLSRIETWAGTPVGPAIELPNLVLRYLAAYGPASVMDMQTWSGLTKLAPAFEAIADQLVTFEGEDGRVLYDLPDGPRPDPDTPAPVRFMPEYDNVWLGFADRYRIQPELARDRMVLVNGYVAAYTVDGLIAGNWTLKRNKGDIAITILPFRTLTKSETADVEAEAHAHGAFLADGKGTVSVAWEAVA from the coding sequence ATGCCGCAGATGTTGACCAATCGCCAGCTCAACCGCGCGACGCTGGCCCGGCAATGGATGCTGGAGCGCGCCGATATCGCCATTCCCGATGCCATCGCCTTCCTGCTGGGCCTGCAGGCGCAAACCAGCGGCGGGCCGTATCAGGCCTTATGGAACCGGCTGCGCGGCTTCCGACATGAAGATCTCACCACGCTGATTGTGGACAAGTCACTGCTGCGGGCCACCTCGATGCGCACCACGCTGCACCTGCATACCGCGGCCGATATGCGCGCGATCCGGCCGGTCATGCAGCCGGTGCTGGATCGCACATGGCAGACCACCTTCGGCAAGAAAATCGGCGGGGCCGACCGGGCCGAGGTGCATCGGCACGGCGTTGAACTGCTCGACCAGTCGCCGCTGACCAGCGGCGAGCTCGGCAAGCGCCTCGCCGAAACCTGGCCCGCTGCCGAGCCACTGGCTTTGGCGCAGGTGCTGCATTGCAGCGAGACGCTGATCCAGATTCCACCGACCCGGATCTGGGGCCATGGCGGGCCGCCGCTGCTGAGCCGCATCGAGACCTGGGCTGGCACCCCGGTCGGACCGGCCATCGAGCTCCCTAACCTGGTCTTGCGCTATCTCGCCGCCTATGGCCCGGCCAGCGTGATGGACATGCAGACCTGGAGCGGCCTGACCAAGCTGGCGCCGGCCTTCGAAGCGATCGCAGATCAGCTGGTGACCTTCGAGGGCGAGGATGGGCGGGTGCTCTATGACCTGCCCGATGGCCCGCGGCCTGATCCGGATACGCCCGCGCCCGTCCGCTTCATGCCCGAATACGACAATGTCTGGCTGGGCTTTGCCGACCGCTATCGCATCCAGCCCGAGCTGGCGCGCGACCGCATGGTGCTGGTCAACGGCTATGTCGCCGCCTACACGGTCGACGGCCTTATCGCGGGGAATTGGACGCTGAAACGCAACAAGGGCGACATCGCGATCACCATTCTGCCATTCCGCACACTGACCAAGTCCGAGACGGCGGATGTCGAGGCTGAGGCCCATGCGCATGGCGCGTTCCTGGCCGATGGCAAGGGGACGGTGAGTGTTGCATGGGAGGCGGTGGCCTAG
- a CDS encoding response regulator: MARILVAEDDPSVRAFVVSALTIKGHEVVAEEDGGLAAETVDAENGRFDLLLSDIKMPIMDGIALALHVAAKYPSMIIVLMTGFADQRERAHGLDALIYDVIVKPFTLADLITKIDDALAGKPVEVVSLGRRAREE; this comes from the coding sequence ATGGCCCGCATTCTTGTCGCCGAAGACGATCCCTCCGTGCGTGCCTTCGTGGTGAGCGCTCTGACCATCAAGGGCCACGAGGTGGTCGCCGAGGAGGATGGCGGGCTTGCTGCCGAGACGGTCGATGCCGAGAACGGTCGCTTCGACCTGCTGCTGTCAGACATCAAGATGCCGATCATGGACGGCATCGCGCTGGCTCTGCATGTCGCGGCCAAATATCCCAGCATGATCATCGTGCTGATGACCGGCTTCGCCGACCAGCGCGAACGCGCCCATGGCCTGGACGCGCTGATCTACGACGTCATCGTCAAGCCGTTCACCCTGGCCGATCTCATCACCAAGATCGACGATGCATTGGCGGGCAAGCCGGTGGAAGTGGTGTCGCTCGGCCGCCGGGCGCGCGAGGAATAG
- a CDS encoding DUF2125 domain-containing protein, with product MKKRIIILGSVVVVVIVLWSAAWLALSGVVKQNIDALALADGVSAPRITCGTLDIGGFPFRFDVECTTAQIATGDIAIDVPDIRASIRVYAPTHLLASATGPVQLTDTFTGSRNAVDWSALDASIRLDNWRIARASVSGKDVVWSDALMGEVIIAEAPLAEVHLFDIPEQHDADRHLAALSGYVRAEDIVYPAITLSDTNAEIQLELTGLPDDVRNWGDPNLLPAMAANGGTLNIVAIRGTDAASTLDASGALKLDPQGQIDGQITIASSGVAERIGPLLAEPWRTLVLGTPGADGAYSNQLNFRAGGIYSGLVPIATLPPLY from the coding sequence ATGAAGAAGCGAATCATCATTCTCGGCAGTGTCGTGGTTGTGGTCATCGTGCTGTGGAGCGCGGCCTGGCTGGCGCTATCCGGTGTGGTCAAGCAGAACATCGATGCCCTGGCACTGGCCGATGGCGTCAGCGCGCCGCGCATCACCTGTGGCACGCTCGATATCGGCGGCTTCCCCTTCCGTTTCGATGTCGAGTGCACAACGGCGCAGATCGCCACCGGCGATATTGCCATCGACGTGCCCGATATCCGCGCCAGCATCCGTGTCTATGCGCCGACGCATCTGCTGGCTTCGGCCACCGGCCCCGTGCAACTGACCGATACGTTCACGGGCAGTCGCAACGCGGTCGATTGGTCGGCGCTCGATGCCAGCATCCGGCTCGACAACTGGCGCATCGCTCGCGCATCGGTCTCCGGCAAGGATGTGGTCTGGTCCGATGCGCTGATGGGCGAAGTCATCATCGCCGAAGCGCCGCTGGCCGAGGTGCATCTATTCGACATTCCCGAGCAGCACGATGCCGACAGGCATCTGGCGGCGCTGTCGGGCTATGTGCGGGCCGAAGACATCGTCTATCCGGCCATAACGCTCAGCGATACCAATGCCGAAATCCAACTCGAACTGACCGGCCTGCCCGACGATGTCAGGAACTGGGGCGATCCGAACCTGCTGCCGGCAATGGCAGCCAATGGCGGCACGCTCAATATCGTGGCCATCAGGGGCACCGACGCCGCCTCGACGCTCGACGCCAGTGGCGCGCTCAAGCTCGATCCGCAGGGCCAGATCGATGGGCAGATCACCATCGCCTCATCAGGCGTGGCCGAGCGCATCGGCCCGCTATTGGCGGAACCATGGCGCACGCTGGTGCTGGGCACGCCTGGGGCCGATGGCGCCTATTCCAACCAGCTCAACTTCCGCGCGGGGGGGATCTATTCAGGCCTGGTGCCGATCGCGACGCTGCCGCCGCTCTACTAG